GTCCAAGCGCCTGTCGGTGTCATGCCAGTGGCAATCGGATGCGGACTGGCGCGCGCGTTTCGATGCGCAGCCCACGCGCCTGTTGATCACGCAGGGTTTCATTTCGCGACACGCCGATGGCGGCACCGCCATCCTGGGCCGTGGCGGTTCGGACACCTCGGCGGCGTACTTCGGCGCGCTGCTCGGTGCCAGCCGGGTCGAAATCTGGACCGACGTGCCCGGCATGTTCAGCGCCAACCCGAAGGACGTGCCCGACGCGCGCCTGCTGACCCGGCTGGACTATTACGAAGCACAGGAAATCGCCACCACCGGTGCCAAGGTGCTGCATCCGCGGTCGATCAAGCCCTGCCGCGATTCCGGCGTGCCGATGGCGATCCTGGATACCGAACGCCCGGATCTGCCCGGCACCAGCATCGACGGCAGCGCCGAGCCGGTGCCTGGCGTCAAGGCGATCAGCCGTCGCAACGGTATCGTCTTGGTGTCGATGGAAGGCATCGGCATGTGGCAGCAGGTGGGCTTCCTGGCCGATGTGTTCGCATTGTTCAAGAAGCATGGCCTGTCGGTGGACCTGATCGGTTCGGCCGAGACCAATGTCACCGTGTCGCTGGATCCGTCGGAAAACCTGGTCAATACCGACGTACTGGCGGCGCTGTCGGCGGATCTGTCGCAGATCTGCAAGGTCAAGATCATTGTTCCTTGCGCGGCGATCACCCTGGTCGGGCGCGGCATGCGCTCGCTGCTGCACAAGCTGTCCGATGTGTGGGCCACGTTCGGGCAGGAACGCGTGCACATGATTTCGCAGTCGTCCAACGACTTGAACCTGACCTTCGTCATCGATGAAGCCGATGCCGATGGCCTGCTGCCGATCCTGCATGCCGAACTGATCGACAGCGGTGCGATGCCGGTCAGCGAAGGCGAGGTGTTCGGACCGCGCTGGCGGCAGATCATCGGCTCGGTGCGGCCGCGGCCCACGCCGTGGTGGCATGCCGAGCGCGCGCATCTGCTGACCCTGTCCAGGGCCGGCACGCCGCGTTACGTCTATCACCTGCCCACGGTGCGTGCGCGGGCGCAGGCGCTGGCGCAGATTGCCGCGGTGGATCAGCGCTATTACGCCATCAAGGCCAATGCGCATCCGGCGATCCTGATGGCGCTGGAACAGGCTGGTTTCGGGCTGGAATGCGTGTCGCACGGTGAACTGCGCCGGGTGTTCCAGACGCTGCCGGAGCTGTCGCCGCGGCGGGTGCTGTTCACCCCGAGCTTTGCGTCCAGGGCCGAGTACGAAGCCGCCTTTGCGCTTGGCGTGACCGTCACCGTGGACAACGTCGAGGCGCTGCGCAACTGGCCGGAGGTGTTTGGTGGCCGCAACGTGTGGTTGCGCATCGACCTGGGCCACGGCGATGGCCACCACGAGAAGGTCAATACCGGCGGCAAGGCGTCCAAGTTCGGCTTGTCGTCCACGCGCGTGGACGAGTTCGTGGAGGCGGCGCGCACGCTCGATGTCACCATCACCGGCGTGCATGCGCACCTGGGCAGCGGCGTGGAGACCGGCGAGCACTGGCGGATGATGTACGACGAACTGGCCGGCTTCGCGCGTCGCATCGGCACGGTGGAGACCATCGATATCGGCGGCGGCCTGCCGATTCCGTACAGCGCCGAAGACGAGCCGTTCGATCTGGAGGTATGGGCCAAGGGCCTGGCCGAGGTCAAGGCCGTGCATCCTGGTTATCGCCTGGCGATCGAACCGGGCCGCTATCTGGTGGCCGAGGCCGGTGTGCTGCTGGCGCAGGTCACCCAGGTGATCGAAAAGGACGGCGTGCAGCGCGTGGGGCTGGATGCGGGCATGAATACCTTGATTCGCCCGGCGCTCTACGACGCCTGGCACGACATCGAAAACCTGAGTCGGCTTGACGCGCCGGCCGATGGCAGTTTCGATATCGTCGGACCGATCTGCGAATCCTCGGACGTGTTCGGCAAGCGCCGCCGGCTGCCGGCCAGCACCGCGCCGGAGGATGTGATGCTGGTGGCCGATGCCGGTGCATACGGCTATTCGATGGCCAGCACCTACAACCAGCGCGAGTTGCCGCGCGAAGAGGTCATCGATGCGCCCGCTGGCTGAGTTCGTGGTGCTCAGCATGCTGGCCGGCGCTGCGTCGATGGTGATGTCCACGGCCATCGACATGGTCGACCTGCGCGTACCCTGGACCGACAGCCTGAAGTGGGTGTTGCCCGCAGTGCTTGCCGCCGGCACCGGCGCGTGGTGCTCCGGCCGCTGGCAGCAGCGTCGCCAGGCGCGCGCCTCGGCACGGCAGGCTGGCGGCATGGCGGTGCGCACGGTGCTGTTGAGCGGGCTCAGCTATCTGCCGGCGCTGCTGGTGTACCTGTTGCTGGCGCTGGCGGTGACCGGCGATGCGAAGGTGATCGGCTCGCAGGTCGTGCTGCTGCTGTTCGCGGTCGGTTGCCTGCCGCTGCTGTGGGCCGCGGTACCGTTTTCCATGATTGAATATGTCCTGTGCCGACGTTATCTGCGTCGTTTGCACGTTCCTGCAGGTAGTCCATGAGCGCTTTCGACAAACACCAGATCTCCACATTCCGTTTCGTGCGCTGCGCGCTCGACGCGCAGACCGGCGTGGCGACGCTGGTGTATGCCTTCGACCAGGGCCCGGAACTGGTGGAAACCGTCGCCGTGCCGGGCGCACCGTTCGCGTTTGAGGGCGCACACGCCGCTGCCGTGCAACAGGCGCTTCGCTTGCTGCACCTGATTGCGGGCGTGAGTTACTACAAGGCTGCAGTGCCGCCAACGATTGCCATCGACGATTACAGCATCGATGCGGACACCGCCGCATTGGTGGAAAGCGTGTATCTGCATGGCCTGGGCGAGTTCGCCTACCGCAATGGCTTGAACCTGCACGGCAAGATCAACTTTCCGGTGGCTGCGCAGGCAGCTGACCAAGCGCCTGCGCTGGGCTTGCGCGAGCATGCATTGGTCGCCATCGGTGGCGGCAAGGATTCGCTGGTCAGCATCGAGGCCCTGCGCCAGGCCGGTGTCGATCAGACCGTGAGCTGGATCGGTGGCTCGCAGCTCATCCGTGCCTGCGCCGAGCGCACCGGCCTGCCGGTGCTCAATGTCGGCCGCGTCCTGGCGCCGGAGCTGTTCGAGCTCAATCGCCAGGGCGCCTGGAACGGGCATATTCCCGTCACTGCGGTGAATTCGGCCATCCTGGTGCTGTCGGCATTGCTGACCGGTGTGGACCAGGCGGTGTTTTCCAACGAGCGCTCGGCCAGCTACGGCAGCCAGATTCCGGGCACCGGCGAGGTCAATCACCAGTGGTCCAAGGGCTGGGCCTTCGAACAGGCGTTCGGCGAGTACGTGCAGCGGCACGTAGCGGCCGATCTGCGCTACTACTCGTTGCTGCGGCCGTTGTCAGAGCTGGCAGTGGCGCGGCAGTTCGCCAAGACCGATCACTACGACGCGCATTTTTCCAGCTGCAACCGCAACTTCCACATCATGGGCGAACGCCCGGTACACCGCTGGTGCGGGGTGTGCCCGAAGTGCCACTTCGTATTCCTGGCGCTGGCCCCCTTCATGCCGAAGACGCGACTGGTGGGGATCTTCGGGCGCAATCTGCTCGACGATGCCGCGCAGGCCGGCGGCTACGACGCGCTGCTGGAATTTCAGGACCACAAGCCGTTCGAATGCGTGGGCGAGGGCCGCGAATCGCGCGCTGCGATGGCGTTGCTGGCAACGCGGGCGGAGTGGAAGGAAGACGCACTGGTGACGCGCTTCATCCGCGAGATCCAGCCGCAACTGGATCCGCAGGAGCTGCAGCTGGAGCCGTTGATGTCCATCGATGGCGAGCACCGTATCCCGGCGGCGCTGTGGGAGCGCGTGCGTGCGAATTTCGCAGCTTGAGGGCAGGGCGGTTGCGTTGTGGGGATGGGGGCGCGAAGGACGCGCGGCGTATCGCGCATTGCGCACCGCGCTGCCTGCCCAGCCATTGACGGTGTTCTGCAGTGCCGAGGAGGCGCGCGAACTCGCGGCGCTGGACGATGCGGCATTGCAGGTAGAGACCGATTCCAGCGCGCAGGCGTTGGGCCGGTTCGAGATCGTGCTGAAGTCGCCCGGCATCAGCCCGTATCGCGCCGAGGCGTTGGCCGCCGCCGCGCACGGCACGCGGTTCATCGGCGGCACCGCGCTGTGGTTTGCAGAGCACGCGCGGACCGATGGCGACGTGCCTGGCGTCATCTGTGTCACCGGTACCAAGGGCAAGAGCACCACCACTGCGCTGTTGGCGCACCTGCTGCGCAGCGCCGGGCACCGTACCGCGCTGGTCGGCAATATCGGCCAACCCTTGCTGGAAGTGCTGGCACCGCAGCCGCCACCGGCGTACTGGGCGATCGAGTTGTCCAGCTACCAGACCGGCGAGGTCGCGCGCAGCGGTGCGCGCCCGCAGCTGGCGCTGGTGTTGAACCTGTTTCCCGAACACCTGGACTGGCACGGCGATGAGGCGCGCTACGTGCGCGACAAGCTGTCGCTGGTGACCGAAGGCCGCCCGCGGATCGCCTTGCTCA
The window above is part of the Xanthomonas cassavae CFBP 4642 genome. Proteins encoded here:
- a CDS encoding bifunctional aspartate kinase/diaminopimelate decarboxylase; this translates as MSAPHSTDRWIVLKFGGTSVSRRHRWDTIGKLAGKRANETGGRVLVVVSALSGVTNELTAIADGAADSAQRVAALEQRHREFVAELELDAQTVLGERLAALHALLADARAATRTLDWQAEVLGQGELLSSTIGAAYLHARGLDMGWLDARQWLSALPPQPNQSEWSKRLSVSCQWQSDADWRARFDAQPTRLLITQGFISRHADGGTAILGRGGSDTSAAYFGALLGASRVEIWTDVPGMFSANPKDVPDARLLTRLDYYEAQEIATTGAKVLHPRSIKPCRDSGVPMAILDTERPDLPGTSIDGSAEPVPGVKAISRRNGIVLVSMEGIGMWQQVGFLADVFALFKKHGLSVDLIGSAETNVTVSLDPSENLVNTDVLAALSADLSQICKVKIIVPCAAITLVGRGMRSLLHKLSDVWATFGQERVHMISQSSNDLNLTFVIDEADADGLLPILHAELIDSGAMPVSEGEVFGPRWRQIIGSVRPRPTPWWHAERAHLLTLSRAGTPRYVYHLPTVRARAQALAQIAAVDQRYYAIKANAHPAILMALEQAGFGLECVSHGELRRVFQTLPELSPRRVLFTPSFASRAEYEAAFALGVTVTVDNVEALRNWPEVFGGRNVWLRIDLGHGDGHHEKVNTGGKASKFGLSSTRVDEFVEAARTLDVTITGVHAHLGSGVETGEHWRMMYDELAGFARRIGTVETIDIGGGLPIPYSAEDEPFDLEVWAKGLAEVKAVHPGYRLAIEPGRYLVAEAGVLLAQVTQVIEKDGVQRVGLDAGMNTLIRPALYDAWHDIENLSRLDAPADGSFDIVGPICESSDVFGKRRRLPASTAPEDVMLVADAGAYGYSMASTYNQRELPREEVIDAPAG
- the murL gene encoding UDP-N-acetyl-alpha-D-muramoyl-L-alanyl-L-glutamate epimerase; protein product: MSAFDKHQISTFRFVRCALDAQTGVATLVYAFDQGPELVETVAVPGAPFAFEGAHAAAVQQALRLLHLIAGVSYYKAAVPPTIAIDDYSIDADTAALVESVYLHGLGEFAYRNGLNLHGKINFPVAAQAADQAPALGLREHALVAIGGGKDSLVSIEALRQAGVDQTVSWIGGSQLIRACAERTGLPVLNVGRVLAPELFELNRQGAWNGHIPVTAVNSAILVLSALLTGVDQAVFSNERSASYGSQIPGTGEVNHQWSKGWAFEQAFGEYVQRHVAADLRYYSLLRPLSELAVARQFAKTDHYDAHFSSCNRNFHIMGERPVHRWCGVCPKCHFVFLALAPFMPKTRLVGIFGRNLLDDAAQAGGYDALLEFQDHKPFECVGEGRESRAAMALLATRAEWKEDALVTRFIREIQPQLDPQELQLEPLMSIDGEHRIPAALWERVRANFAA